The following proteins are co-located in the Pedobacter sp. FW305-3-2-15-E-R2A2 genome:
- a CDS encoding RagB/SusD family nutrient uptake outer membrane protein has product MKNIIFTLIVFFMVAASSCKKLSSLPSDAISTETLVNTSEGLTNALNGAYALFKDHIEFNGQVDMNNMYLRQFYHLTDFASDDIVCGQVTTDPLYYSFSLDHSPAQANSRYYWYLSYKIITGVNTVIDAVEKSGKNDAATNQLLGECYFLRAFCHFNLVRLFGKPYTVDPNAPGIILRTNLSDPSKKARSTVKEVYDSVLADAEKAAGLMTRSRGVQYASQEAAWSLLARVNLYKEDNAKAIEYADKVINSGKFTLATKDTYPKLFANATSASETIFCIAFTVVDDYGKFGSIASMIYSDGNSGWGEEYASSSLRAAMSAHPEDVRWSYIVPLKDAGGVVQKKNGIEVYYISKFSFQDNLPNLSSPIMFRIAEMYLIRAEANAKAGATAAALDDVDLIRKNRGLEASLYNKVVPAGSTALDIVLAEKRIEMAFEGHRTYDVFRNKRSLNKAYWGYHLTGLKETDVDLSRTPAGYPNLSVPYTSPRIIYYLPVDETLSNPLATQNQ; this is encoded by the coding sequence ATGAAAAATATAATATTTACCCTCATCGTGTTTTTTATGGTTGCGGCAAGCAGCTGTAAAAAATTGAGTTCCCTGCCAAGCGATGCCATCAGTACGGAAACATTGGTGAACACCAGCGAAGGGTTAACGAATGCACTGAATGGAGCTTACGCTTTGTTTAAAGACCATATTGAATTTAATGGACAAGTCGACATGAACAACATGTACCTGCGACAGTTTTATCATTTAACTGATTTTGCCAGTGACGATATTGTTTGCGGACAGGTAACCACCGATCCATTGTATTATAGCTTTAGCCTCGACCATTCACCTGCTCAGGCCAACAGCCGCTATTACTGGTATTTATCGTACAAGATCATTACTGGTGTAAATACAGTTATTGATGCCGTGGAGAAATCAGGCAAAAATGATGCAGCCACCAACCAGTTATTGGGCGAGTGCTATTTCTTACGTGCATTCTGCCACTTTAACCTGGTTCGGTTGTTTGGCAAACCTTATACGGTAGACCCGAATGCTCCGGGGATCATTCTACGTACCAATCTTAGTGATCCTTCAAAAAAAGCAAGGTCGACTGTTAAAGAAGTTTACGATTCTGTGCTTGCTGATGCGGAAAAAGCTGCGGGTTTAATGACCCGTTCACGTGGGGTTCAATATGCCTCACAGGAAGCCGCATGGTCTTTACTGGCAAGGGTTAACCTTTACAAAGAAGACAATGCAAAAGCCATCGAATACGCAGATAAAGTGATCAACTCCGGTAAGTTTACTTTGGCCACTAAAGACACGTATCCAAAATTGTTTGCCAATGCCACCAGTGCGAGTGAAACCATTTTTTGCATTGCCTTTACGGTTGTGGATGATTATGGGAAATTTGGTTCTATCGCCTCCATGATCTACTCGGATGGTAACTCCGGCTGGGGCGAGGAATACGCTTCTTCCTCCTTACGTGCGGCCATGTCTGCACATCCGGAGGATGTTCGCTGGTCGTATATTGTTCCTTTAAAAGATGCCGGGGGCGTGGTTCAGAAGAAAAACGGGATTGAAGTGTATTACATCAGCAAGTTCTCCTTTCAGGACAACCTACCGAATTTAAGTTCACCCATCATGTTCCGGATCGCGGAGATGTACCTGATCCGTGCCGAAGCCAATGCGAAAGCAGGTGCTACTGCGGCAGCGCTGGATGATGTGGATCTGATCCGCAAGAACCGTGGTCTGGAAGCTTCGCTTTACAATAAGGTTGTACCTGCAGGTTCAACAGCTTTAGATATCGTCTTAGCGGAGAAACGCATAGAGATGGCATTTGAAGGGCATAGGACCTATGATGTGTTCCGCAATAAAAGAAGCTTGAATAAAGCCTATTGGGGATATCACCTGACCGGTTTAAAAGAGACCGATGTGGATCTTTCGAGAACACCGGCTGGTTATCCTAACCTGAGCGTGCCTTATACCAGTCCGCGGATCATTTACTATTTGCCGGTAGACGAGACCTTGAGCAACCCACTGGCCACACAAAACCAATAA
- a CDS encoding PKD domain-containing protein translates to MKNLKAYLFLLSLVMAGSIFSSCKKDKTEIKTDLLYEVTVDGATATFSIKTEGVSNYQWDFGDGKTSTEANPSHTYPGKGKYVPTLMASVNGKPVEASTVLQIAKVSPVKMNDNSFDDWSTVTKNVIPLGSKKGIFNLVKLDYDGNYVYLYGEMSGKKADAVIFDFFIDTDNNPATGWLTGSFTDGGYDVLMEGQLLTAGVDIFYHTGANQSDFGGFKPQSIAEAYTVGTVKDEAGLVKFEARISRSKLKGLTGTGMRIGIQVIKNDWSVNLGNAPDEGTSSFFLDMNE, encoded by the coding sequence ATGAAAAATTTAAAAGCTTACTTGTTCCTGCTGTCATTGGTGATGGCAGGTTCAATATTCAGCTCCTGTAAAAAGGATAAGACCGAGATCAAAACCGATTTATTATATGAAGTAACGGTGGATGGCGCTACGGCAACTTTCAGCATAAAAACCGAAGGTGTGAGCAATTACCAATGGGATTTCGGGGATGGTAAAACTTCGACAGAAGCAAACCCAAGTCATACTTATCCGGGGAAGGGCAAATATGTTCCGACACTGATGGCCTCCGTAAATGGTAAACCCGTGGAAGCATCAACTGTGTTGCAGATCGCTAAAGTCTCTCCGGTAAAAATGAACGACAATTCCTTTGACGACTGGAGCACAGTGACCAAAAATGTGATTCCTTTAGGCTCGAAAAAAGGCATTTTTAATCTCGTAAAACTCGATTACGATGGGAACTATGTGTACCTGTATGGCGAGATGAGCGGCAAAAAAGCAGATGCGGTTATTTTTGATTTCTTCATTGATACCGACAACAATCCGGCTACGGGCTGGCTTACTGGTAGCTTTACCGATGGGGGTTATGATGTGTTAATGGAAGGTCAGTTGCTTACCGCTGGTGTAGATATTTTTTACCATACCGGTGCCAACCAGAGTGACTTCGGCGGATTTAAACCCCAGTCGATAGCTGAGGCTTATACGGTGGGTACCGTGAAAGATGAGGCTGGACTTGTCAAATTTGAGGCGCGGATTTCGCGGAGTAAGCTGAAAGGTTTAACAGGTACCGGTATGCGCATCGGGATACAGGTCATTAAAAATGACTGGTCAGTAAACCTGGGCAATGCACCGGATGAAGGGACCTCAAGTTTCTTCCTGGATATGAACGAATAA
- a CDS encoding DUF5009 domain-containing protein, translating into MEKILTADQSAKGRLVSLDVMRGMIMILLCAESCKVYEAIMHIDPAQPMGGLITQFFHHPWHGLRFWDLVQPAFMFMAGAAMYISYRRKLEKGQSWGDNLGHILIRSLKLFICGVALHCVYADKPVWELWNVLTQLSFTMIVSYLIINRSYTWQLVFSIGLLVLTEVLYRGLLMPGFDQPFVEGKNFGAYADTLLMGKINSDGWVTINCIPTAAHTIWGVLAGKLLISGNTSAYKIKTLIIAGVVALVLGFGLDLSGITPIIKRISTSSFVLVSVGWVLLILAAVYWLVDVKGNVKYAWIFTVVGMNAIFIYLFFETVGVQWLNGKVAIFSGDLLHLFLNVPVSIAAVVSAIAVLVVEWFLCYWLYQRNIFFKL; encoded by the coding sequence ATGGAAAAGATTTTAACTGCTGATCAGTCGGCTAAGGGACGTTTAGTGTCCTTAGATGTGATGCGAGGGATGATTATGATCCTGCTTTGTGCAGAGAGCTGCAAGGTTTATGAAGCGATTATGCACATTGATCCTGCACAACCTATGGGTGGTTTGATCACCCAGTTCTTTCATCACCCATGGCATGGACTGCGCTTCTGGGATCTGGTTCAACCCGCCTTTATGTTTATGGCAGGAGCCGCGATGTACATTTCTTACCGTCGTAAACTGGAAAAAGGACAAAGCTGGGGCGACAACCTGGGGCATATCCTGATTCGCAGTTTAAAGCTTTTTATCTGTGGTGTAGCGTTGCATTGTGTTTACGCGGATAAACCCGTTTGGGAGCTTTGGAATGTGTTGACGCAATTGTCGTTTACCATGATCGTTTCCTACCTGATCATCAACAGGTCTTATACCTGGCAGCTTGTGTTTTCCATTGGCTTGCTGGTGCTTACCGAAGTGTTGTACCGTGGTTTGCTGATGCCTGGTTTTGACCAGCCTTTTGTGGAAGGGAAGAATTTTGGCGCTTATGCAGATACTTTGCTAATGGGTAAAATTAACAGCGATGGTTGGGTAACGATCAATTGCATTCCTACTGCGGCGCATACCATCTGGGGGGTATTGGCAGGTAAACTGCTGATTTCGGGTAATACCAGCGCTTACAAAATAAAGACGCTGATCATTGCCGGTGTTGTTGCACTGGTTCTTGGCTTTGGCCTGGATCTGTCTGGAATTACACCCATTATCAAACGCATCAGCACCAGTTCCTTTGTATTGGTTTCGGTGGGCTGGGTCTTGCTGATTTTGGCTGCGGTGTATTGGCTGGTGGATGTGAAAGGCAATGTGAAATATGCCTGGATTTTCACGGTAGTAGGCATGAACGCCATATTTATCTACCTGTTTTTTGAGACAGTGGGGGTACAGTGGCTAAACGGCAAGGTGGCGATTTTCTCCGGCGACCTGTTGCACCTGTTTTTAAATGTGCCGGTTAGTATAGCTGCGGTGGTATCTGCCATTGCGGTACTGGTTGTCGAGTGGTTCCTGTGTTACTGGCTGTATCAGCGAAATATCTTTTTTAAACTATAG
- a CDS encoding DUF4832 domain-containing protein has product MIKKYRCTTLSIGLAAMLFSASCKNQENHLVEIDNVNVSFTESTEDFPNPERGFYRYSETHSSNYEALSAEELKGYRSLQSVQSANYKVLSTLVFRYYVLDDVVNTTISASFITNIKKDFEAARVAGVKLIPRFVYTVTAKSGNCPEGFICPPYGDASKAIVLNHIAQLKPVLRDNADVIACVQLGFIGTWGEQYYSDFFGDASNNGGQGGKLLDNNWRDRIEVIKALLDAVPADRMIQLRYPQIKQRYLYGVNAPITSAALTESNAFNQSDIARLGYHNDCFLASVNDFGTYVDYGNSSSPSRSDGAVLNTLKDYFKADSKFVVVGGETCSDDYSPANNCEPAGKAQAEFASLHYSFINAHYNTAVNNDWQDGGCMDNIKRNLGYRFVLQSAALPDNGVKGTQMNIKLNLKNVGYASPYNKRTVKLLLRNTQNGAVKSFDLATDVRKWYSGAVIVTEGIQIPADFPAGDYEMLLNLPDAYASIATKPEFSIRLANANVWEAATGYNKLNHTVKIN; this is encoded by the coding sequence ATGATCAAAAAATATAGATGTACTACACTAAGCATTGGTCTGGCTGCAATGCTGTTCTCTGCTTCCTGTAAAAATCAGGAAAATCACCTGGTTGAAATTGACAATGTAAATGTCAGTTTCACCGAAAGCACTGAAGATTTTCCTAACCCGGAGCGTGGTTTTTACCGTTATTCGGAAACGCATTCCAGTAACTATGAAGCCTTGTCTGCGGAGGAACTGAAGGGCTACCGTTCGCTTCAGTCTGTACAAAGTGCGAATTATAAGGTGTTGAGTACTTTGGTGTTCCGGTATTATGTGTTGGATGATGTGGTGAATACCACCATTTCGGCCTCATTTATTACCAATATAAAAAAGGATTTTGAAGCGGCACGTGTTGCTGGTGTGAAGCTGATTCCGCGTTTTGTATATACCGTTACCGCAAAGTCGGGGAACTGTCCGGAAGGTTTCATTTGCCCGCCATACGGCGATGCATCCAAAGCCATTGTTCTGAACCATATTGCACAGCTAAAACCCGTTCTGCGCGACAATGCAGATGTGATTGCCTGTGTACAGCTGGGTTTTATCGGCACCTGGGGGGAGCAATATTATAGCGACTTCTTTGGCGATGCTTCCAACAATGGCGGTCAGGGGGGTAAATTGCTGGACAACAACTGGAGGGACCGGATAGAAGTGATCAAAGCGCTGCTGGACGCGGTACCCGCCGACAGGATGATCCAGCTGCGTTACCCGCAGATTAAGCAACGTTATCTTTATGGCGTTAACGCCCCGATCACATCAGCCGCTTTAACCGAGAGTAACGCTTTTAATCAAAGCGACATCGCACGTTTAGGTTACCATAACGATTGTTTTCTGGCAAGTGTGAATGATTTTGGTACCTACGTAGATTATGGCAACAGTTCATCGCCAAGCAGATCGGATGGCGCGGTCTTGAACACTTTAAAAGATTACTTCAAAGCTGATAGCAAATTTGTCGTGGTTGGCGGAGAAACCTGTTCCGACGATTATAGCCCTGCTAACAATTGCGAACCTGCCGGCAAAGCACAGGCTGAATTTGCCTCATTACATTACAGTTTCATCAACGCCCATTACAATACCGCTGTTAATAACGATTGGCAGGATGGGGGCTGCATGGATAATATTAAGCGGAACCTGGGATATCGTTTTGTCTTACAAAGCGCTGCACTGCCGGACAATGGGGTTAAAGGAACCCAGATGAACATTAAGTTAAACCTGAAAAATGTGGGTTATGCCTCGCCCTATAACAAGCGTACGGTAAAGCTGCTCCTGCGCAATACCCAAAATGGGGCAGTTAAGTCCTTTGACCTGGCTACAGATGTCAGGAAATGGTATTCCGGAGCGGTAATAGTTACGGAAGGCATTCAGATTCCTGCTGATTTCCCGGCAGGTGATTATGAAATGCTGCTAAATCTGCCGGATGCTTATGCTAGTATTGCGACGAAACCTGAGTTCAGCATCCGTTTGGCAAATGCCAATGTTTGGGAAGCGGCTACAGGATACAATAAACTCAACCATACCGTAAAGATTAACTAA
- a CDS encoding glycoside hydrolase family 31 protein encodes MIRFFKIYLLFSFLFCVSALPLYAQTSVTIKAGEQWYGGAVNEAHLMPFKDGYSLDMYGDVRGNQAVPLLVSSKGRFIWSEEPFKFSFEKNKLVISAAKSIVTIDSAGKNLKEAFGNASKRFFPSKNKLPDTLLFSKPQYNTWIELVYNQNQQDILNYARSIIDNGFPPGVLMIDDNWADYYGRFDFRADRFTNARAMVDSLHHLGFKVMLWVSPFISPDTEVFRELLAKKLLLLDNGGDSGLSWEKAEKPAIIPWWNGYSSVMDFTSPEAKTWFLGRLEHMVNTYHLDGFKFDAGDAEFYPPNGVAFKKVSPNEHSRLWGEMGLAYPLNEYRAMWKMGGEPLVQRLRDKKHNWEDLQKLIPHLTTAGLLGYQFTCPDMIGGGEYGSFIGKDKLDEQLVVRSAQCSALMPMMQFSAAPWRVLSKPNLAAVKKAVAIRAKYTPYLMEQVKKAAVTGEPAVRSMEYEFPDQGFAEVNGQFMLGSKYLIAPMLTDGGAKTIYLPKGSWKDDLGKKIKGPATITIEVGLDRLPVFERTHP; translated from the coding sequence ATGATCAGGTTCTTTAAAATATATTTGCTGTTTAGCTTTCTGTTTTGCGTTTCGGCTTTGCCGCTTTACGCACAGACCAGCGTGACCATTAAAGCCGGCGAGCAATGGTATGGCGGCGCGGTAAACGAAGCCCATCTGATGCCCTTTAAGGATGGCTATAGCCTGGATATGTATGGCGATGTCCGTGGAAACCAGGCGGTGCCGTTATTGGTGTCCAGTAAAGGGAGGTTCATTTGGAGTGAAGAGCCCTTTAAGTTCAGCTTCGAAAAAAACAAGCTGGTTATCAGCGCTGCGAAAAGCATCGTCACCATCGATTCCGCAGGTAAAAACTTAAAAGAGGCATTTGGCAATGCTTCAAAACGCTTCTTTCCTTCAAAAAATAAACTGCCTGATACCTTGTTGTTTAGCAAACCCCAATACAATACCTGGATAGAGCTGGTGTATAACCAAAACCAGCAGGACATTTTAAACTATGCCAGGTCGATCATTGACAACGGTTTTCCGCCGGGTGTATTGATGATCGACGATAACTGGGCGGATTATTACGGCCGGTTTGATTTCAGAGCAGACCGGTTTACAAACGCAAGGGCGATGGTGGATAGCCTGCATCATTTGGGTTTCAAAGTGATGCTCTGGGTGAGTCCCTTTATATCGCCGGATACGGAAGTTTTCAGGGAATTGCTGGCTAAAAAACTATTGCTGTTAGACAATGGGGGAGATTCCGGTTTGTCATGGGAGAAAGCAGAGAAACCAGCCATCATTCCCTGGTGGAATGGTTACAGTTCCGTTATGGACTTTACCAGTCCTGAGGCTAAAACCTGGTTCCTTGGCAGGCTGGAGCATATGGTCAATACCTATCATCTGGATGGCTTTAAGTTTGATGCCGGCGATGCGGAGTTTTATCCACCCAATGGTGTGGCTTTTAAAAAAGTGAGTCCAAATGAGCACAGCAGGCTTTGGGGCGAAATGGGTTTAGCCTATCCGCTTAATGAATACCGCGCGATGTGGAAGATGGGAGGCGAGCCATTGGTACAACGCCTGCGCGATAAAAAGCACAATTGGGAAGACCTGCAAAAGCTAATACCTCATTTAACCACTGCCGGTTTATTGGGTTATCAGTTTACCTGTCCGGATATGATCGGTGGTGGAGAGTATGGTTCATTTATCGGTAAAGATAAACTGGATGAACAGTTGGTGGTCCGGTCTGCACAATGCTCTGCATTGATGCCGATGATGCAGTTTTCTGCGGCACCCTGGCGTGTACTTTCCAAACCAAATCTGGCTGCGGTTAAAAAGGCGGTCGCCATACGGGCTAAGTACACGCCATACCTGATGGAACAGGTAAAAAAGGCAGCTGTTACCGGCGAGCCTGCGGTACGCAGTATGGAGTACGAGTTTCCTGATCAGGGTTTCGCTGAGGTCAACGGACAATTTATGCTGGGCAGCAAATACCTGATTGCTCCGATGTTAACGGATGGCGGTGCGAAGACCATTTACCTGCCAAAAGGCAGCTGGAAGGATGATCTGGGCAAGAAGATAAAAGGTCCGGCAACGATAACAATTGAGGTTGGCCTGGATCGGTTGCCCGTGTTTGAACGTACTCATCCATAG
- a CDS encoding right-handed parallel beta-helix repeat-containing protein — MKNLFLLGILAFLLNACSKSNEINGLSDKNEKESSAQNLLAITSFYVNGTSGNDANAGTSPALALKTIQAALWKTTDGAGATIYVAGGTYKERLYWSNSGASSAEPITLTNYNNGVVILDGVNATNTAQNEMIAIASKSHIRIDHINIANNYRSNAKGIYMVGSGTDVHFTFCKIYNIGWTTNSSAVPSSTDNASPLIVVGSTGTSYNEIYIGSNEIYNCNTGYSEGLTLTGNVENFLVESNVVHDIKNIGIDLSGNYSWTNAPANVNFARNGNVKNNTVYRCVSPVATSAGIYVDGGKWINIEGNTAYENSTGISAGCENNNNNTEGINIRSNFIYNNVEAGIIMGANAPNSKVIHSTITNNTLFKNYSKTGWGGEIHLQNTDQLSIRNNIIQSASNIVIVASAGYTATNLSFDYNKYFSTSGSSANITFDWGSINQATYGSLAAFKTATGLDANSTYGTASFVSASLPNPNLHLTSASLCVNIGLPSFVAQPGELDIDKEARVRNGRVDIGADESAY; from the coding sequence ATGAAAAATCTATTCCTATTGGGAATCTTAGCGTTCCTGTTGAATGCTTGTTCCAAAAGCAATGAAATCAATGGTCTTTCCGATAAAAACGAGAAAGAAAGTTCCGCACAAAACCTATTGGCCATTACCAGTTTTTATGTAAACGGGACCTCCGGAAACGATGCAAATGCGGGAACCTCTCCGGCTCTGGCACTTAAAACCATTCAGGCGGCATTATGGAAAACTACCGACGGTGCCGGGGCTACCATCTATGTAGCAGGAGGCACGTATAAAGAAAGACTGTACTGGTCGAATTCCGGTGCTTCAAGCGCAGAGCCGATTACTTTAACCAATTATAACAATGGCGTGGTGATCCTGGATGGCGTGAATGCCACCAACACCGCTCAGAATGAGATGATCGCGATAGCCAGTAAAAGCCACATCAGGATCGATCACATCAACATCGCAAACAATTACAGGAGCAATGCCAAAGGCATTTATATGGTAGGCTCCGGTACGGATGTTCATTTTACCTTTTGCAAAATTTATAATATCGGCTGGACTACCAATTCCAGTGCAGTACCCTCAAGTACAGATAATGCCAGTCCACTGATTGTGGTTGGCTCAACAGGAACATCTTATAACGAGATCTATATTGGTAGTAATGAGATTTATAACTGCAATACCGGATATAGCGAAGGGCTGACCTTAACCGGCAATGTCGAGAATTTTCTGGTAGAAAGTAATGTGGTGCACGACATTAAAAACATCGGTATTGATCTGTCAGGTAATTATTCCTGGACAAACGCGCCTGCCAATGTTAATTTTGCGCGCAATGGCAACGTAAAAAACAATACCGTATACCGCTGTGTGTCGCCGGTGGCTACCTCTGCAGGCATTTATGTAGATGGTGGAAAATGGATCAACATCGAAGGAAATACCGCTTATGAGAATTCTACAGGCATCAGTGCAGGCTGTGAGAACAATAACAACAATACCGAAGGGATCAATATCCGAAGCAATTTTATCTACAATAATGTAGAAGCCGGAATCATCATGGGCGCCAATGCGCCGAACAGTAAAGTGATTCATTCTACCATCACCAATAATACACTGTTCAAAAATTACTCAAAAACCGGCTGGGGCGGAGAAATCCACCTTCAAAATACAGATCAGCTTTCTATCAGGAACAACATTATCCAGTCGGCCAGTAATATTGTCATCGTGGCTTCTGCCGGTTATACTGCTACTAATCTGTCTTTTGACTACAATAAGTATTTTTCTACTTCAGGTTCTTCGGCCAACATCACCTTCGACTGGGGGAGCATCAATCAGGCTACCTATGGCTCTTTGGCTGCATTTAAAACCGCAACTGGTTTAGATGCCAATTCCACTTATGGTACAGCGTCCTTTGTTTCGGCCAGCTTACCAAATCCAAATCTCCATTTAACCAGTGCTTCTTTATGTGTGAACATCGGATTACCCTCGTTTGTGGCTCAACCCGGAGAGCTTGACATTGATAAAGAAGCAAGAGTTCGAAATGGCCGTGTAGACATTGGAGCAGATGAATCCGCCTATTAA
- a CDS encoding aminoglycoside phosphotransferase family protein, translating to MKTIENLFEITSKFRCHVDISTLKSYGTGHINDTYRLKNLVSEEYDYLLQKINHQVFKNVPKLIENMCRVIAHLKKQMLTSGEGNPDKEVMTLVATKEGPYFYQDSNGDYWRMCHFLKDTKTYDVVETEQQAYEGGKAFGKFQAMLVDLSPELMYEVIPDFHHIGKRLEQLEQARTEDPLGRVALVQEELEIIDASSGSMSFFQQDEQLLTLPRRVIHYDTKFNNVLLNLEDRAQCVIDLDTVMPGYVAYDFGDAIRTIINRTTEDDKDLSNITLNIPLFNAYTKGYMEEARQFINEWELRSLIKGVLLLPYMQAVRFLTDYINGDRYYKIASEHHNLQRTRAQLKLLKELFAHSESMEDRIFKEARKHQLINN from the coding sequence TTGAAAACAATAGAAAACCTATTTGAAATTACTTCCAAGTTCAGATGTCATGTGGACATCTCCACGCTGAAATCTTATGGCACAGGACACATTAATGATACCTATCGCCTGAAGAATCTGGTGAGCGAGGAGTACGATTACCTGCTCCAGAAGATCAACCACCAGGTATTTAAGAATGTGCCCAAACTGATAGAAAACATGTGCAGGGTGATTGCGCACCTTAAAAAGCAGATGCTGACTTCAGGAGAGGGCAATCCTGACAAGGAGGTGATGACGCTTGTCGCCACCAAAGAAGGACCCTATTTTTATCAGGACAGCAATGGGGACTATTGGCGGATGTGCCATTTTCTAAAGGATACCAAAACTTATGATGTGGTAGAAACCGAGCAACAGGCCTATGAGGGCGGAAAAGCCTTCGGAAAATTTCAGGCCATGCTCGTTGACCTTTCGCCCGAACTGATGTATGAGGTGATCCCTGATTTTCACCACATCGGAAAAAGGCTGGAACAGCTGGAGCAGGCCAGGACTGAAGATCCGCTTGGCCGCGTTGCGCTTGTACAGGAGGAACTCGAAATCATTGATGCCAGTTCCGGATCGATGTCGTTTTTTCAGCAAGATGAACAACTGCTTACCTTGCCCAGGCGCGTGATCCATTACGATACCAAATTCAACAATGTGTTGCTAAATTTAGAAGACCGGGCCCAATGTGTCATCGATCTGGACACGGTAATGCCCGGTTATGTGGCCTACGACTTTGGTGACGCGATCCGTACGATCATCAACAGAACTACAGAGGACGACAAGGACTTGTCGAACATCACACTAAATATACCCTTGTTTAATGCCTATACCAAAGGATACATGGAAGAGGCCAGGCAATTTATCAATGAATGGGAGTTGAGGTCTTTGATTAAGGGAGTGCTTTTGCTCCCTTATATGCAGGCAGTGAGGTTTCTGACGGATTATATCAATGGAGACCGGTATTATAAAATAGCATCCGAACACCATAACCTTCAGCGGACCCGGGCGCAGCTTAAATTGCTGAAAGAGCTGTTTGCGCATTCGGAATCCATGGAAGACCGGATATTTAAAGAGGCCAGAAAACACCAGTTAATTAACAATTAA
- a CDS encoding Gfo/Idh/MocA family oxidoreductase, protein MNRRHFCANGLVGLAGLTLMPEALFARAKDKIRLGYIGVGLRGRNHISEGLLRSDVEITAICDIQESSLKYCRAQFVKAGKKLPAEYTGGIDAYKKLLERKDLDAVIIATPWEFHKDQAIDAMRAGKYVGCEVIAGITVADHWEILKVYEETNVPYMTLENVSYRRDVLAVLNMVRNNVFGELVHLEGGYQHDLRPVLFNDGVNFDGKGGEFGPNTVGEAQWRTQWNADRNGDIYPTHGAGPIMNYININCGNQFTNLVSFASKSKGLHKYIEKVSPGNKNLAVDFKNGDLITTMLNCANGETVTLTHDTHLPRPYSLGFRVQGTEGLWMDVADSIYVEGKSGTYDEWDKAKTWLDKYDHPLWKKYEHLAEGAGHGGMDWFVFNAFVESVKQKKQTPIDIYDSLTMSVITPLSEQSLKEGNMPQKFPDFTKGKWKDAKSKFALDSSGF, encoded by the coding sequence ATGAACAGAAGACATTTTTGCGCCAATGGATTGGTAGGATTGGCGGGATTGACCTTAATGCCTGAGGCATTATTCGCGCGTGCCAAAGACAAGATCCGGTTGGGTTATATCGGCGTGGGTTTAAGAGGACGGAATCACATCAGTGAAGGGCTCCTTCGCTCTGATGTGGAAATCACCGCCATTTGCGACATTCAGGAAAGTTCCCTGAAATATTGCCGCGCACAGTTTGTGAAAGCAGGGAAGAAGCTTCCCGCGGAATATACCGGAGGGATAGATGCCTATAAAAAGTTGCTCGAACGCAAGGATCTCGATGCTGTGATCATTGCCACGCCATGGGAATTCCATAAAGATCAGGCCATTGATGCCATGAGGGCCGGGAAATACGTGGGTTGTGAGGTGATTGCCGGCATTACAGTAGCAGACCACTGGGAGATTCTGAAAGTTTATGAGGAAACCAACGTCCCTTACATGACCCTGGAAAATGTCTCTTACCGCAGGGATGTGCTCGCTGTATTGAACATGGTGAGGAACAATGTTTTCGGAGAACTCGTTCATCTGGAGGGTGGCTATCAGCATGACCTGAGGCCTGTTTTGTTTAACGACGGTGTAAATTTTGATGGCAAGGGCGGAGAATTTGGCCCCAATACCGTTGGTGAGGCACAATGGCGGACACAATGGAATGCTGATCGGAACGGAGATATTTATCCTACTCATGGTGCCGGTCCGATTATGAATTACATCAACATCAATTGCGGGAACCAGTTTACGAATCTCGTTTCCTTTGCCTCAAAATCTAAGGGTTTGCATAAGTATATCGAGAAAGTATCTCCTGGAAATAAGAACCTCGCTGTAGATTTCAAAAATGGAGACCTGATAACGACCATGTTGAACTGTGCAAACGGAGAAACGGTCACCTTAACTCACGATACGCATTTGCCAAGGCCTTATTCCCTCGGATTCAGGGTACAGGGTACAGAAGGTTTGTGGATGGATGTTGCGGATTCGATCTATGTAGAAGGCAAATCAGGAACTTATGATGAATGGGATAAAGCTAAGACCTGGCTGGATAAATATGATCATCCGCTATGGAAAAAGTACGAACATCTGGCCGAAGGGGCTGGTCATGGCGGCATGGACTGGTTTGTATTTAATGCCTTTGTAGAGTCCGTGAAACAGAAAAAACAAACGCCAATTGATATCTATGACTCTCTGACCATGAGTGTCATTACGCCGCTTTCTGAGCAATCTTTAAAAGAGGGCAATATGCCGCAAAAGTTTCCTGATTTTACCAAAGGGAAGTGGAAGGATGCCAAAAGTAAATTTGCACTGGATAGCAGTGGTTTTTAA